From the genome of Papaver somniferum cultivar HN1 chromosome 2, ASM357369v1, whole genome shotgun sequence, one region includes:
- the LOC113352701 gene encoding shikimate O-hydroxycinnamoyltransferase-like: MRVRVRESSVVKPAEETPKVSLWTSNIDQLFLMHVQSVYFYKRPLSSDDDFFNSTVLKDGLSKVLVTYYPIAGRLKRNESDKGRAEIDCNGEGVIFIEAETDSFIKDLGEFTPNEQLMPLIPNLDCYDDISSYPPLLVQVTHFRCGGVCLSTTISHTIVDGVTGINFINTWSDLCRGVEDIKYIPFFDRTLLRARDPPIVSFPHIEHKPPSMNIHSSSNPKTAIAKLNISTMQANQLKSKCNKDEFRFSTYEVLAGHIWRCSCKARELKDDQETMISIPLDCRSRLSPRLPDGYFGNAIFDLTPRATAGDILSKPLSYAVNIIHEMITKSGNNEYFRSALDFLELHPNISTLIKGPQTFKSCNIGNISWVRLPIYGADFGWGQPEYMGPGIIGFAGLSFLTPKPPGSDAGFSLILSLESEYHMDLFKEYFYDI, translated from the exons ATGAGAGTTAGAGTGAGAGAGTCATCTGTAGTCAAACCGGCAGAAGAAACACCAAAAGTATCTCTGTGGACGTCAAATATTGACCAGCTATTCCTAATGCACGTACAATCTGTGTACTTTTACAAGCGTCCGTTAAGTTCTGACGATGATTTCTTCAATTCTACTGTACTGAAGGATGGTTTAAGCAAAGTTCTCGTTACATACTACCCGATTGCTGGGAGATTGAAGAGAAACGAGTCAGACAAAGGTAGAGCTGAAATTGATTGCAACGGTGAAGGTGTAATTTTTATAGAGGCAGAAACTGATTCATTTATCAAGGATCTCGGTGAATTCACTCCTAATGAACAGCTTATGCCTCTCATCCCTAATCTTGATTGTTACGATGATATTTCTTCGTATCCACCCTTGTTGGTTCAG GTAACCCATTTCAGGTGCGGCGGTGTTTGTCTAAGTACAACAATAAGCCATACAATAGTAGATGGGGTCACCGGAATTAACTTCATCAATACGTGGTCAGATCTATGCCGAGGAGTAGAAGACATTAAGTATATTCCGTTCTTTGATCGGACCTTATTAAGAGCGCGTGACCCACCAATAGTATCTTTCCCACATATTGAACATAAACCACCTTCCATGAACATACATTCTTCATCAAACCCCAAGACTGCAATTGCCAAGCTCAATATTTCAACTATGCAGGCCAATCAACTCAAATCCAAATGCAATAAGGACGAGTTTCGGTTCAGTACATATGAAGTCCTTGCAGGACACATATGGCGTTGCTCATGTAAAGCACGCGAACTTAAAGACGATCAAGAAACCATGATATCAATCCCGTTAGATTGTCGTTCACGTTTGAGTCCACGTCTTCCGGATGGTTATTTTGGGAACGCCATATTCGATTTAACACCAAGAGCAACTGCAGGTGATATTCTCTCAAAACCATTAAGTTACGCTGTGAATATAATACACGAAATGATAACCAAATCCGGAAACAATGAGTATTTTAGGTCAGCTCTTGATTTTCTGGAATTACACCCAAACATCAGTACCCTTATCAAAGGTCCTCAAACATTTAAGAGCTGCAATATTGGGAATATAAGTTGGGTTAGACTGCCAATATATGGAGCTGATTTCGGATGGGGACAACCAGAATATATGGGTCCTGGAATAATAGGTTTTGCAGGTCTATCTTTTCTGACTCCAAAACCACCAGGAAGTGACGCTGGCTTTTCGTTAATTCTCTCTTTGGAATCTGAGTATCATATGGATCTCTTTAAAGAGTATTTTTATGATATTTGA